The Chitinophaga sp. Cy-1792 genome contains the following window.
CTTTGTAACATCTGAATTAACCAGTCGTCTTCTTTTTAAACAGTGCTATTCCACATGTCATTAGAAATATTCCTTTCCCAGGTAGTACCCGTAAGAACAAAGCTTTACCGCTTTGCTTACCGTCTGCTGGGTAATGAGGAAGACGCCAAGGATATCACTCAGGATGCACTGATGAAAGTATGGGCCATGCAAGGTAAGATGATGGAGCTGCAGAACCTGGAAGCCTGGTGTATGCGTGTTACGCGTAACCTGGCACTGGATAAAATCAAATCCAGGAAATACCGGGTAGCCGATACACTGGATAAAGCCAGTGAAATGCCTGCCCAGCATCAGACCAGTCCGCATGCTGCCACAGAACGTAATGAAGTGATGAATAAAGTTCATACAGCGATCAACTCCCTGCCGGAGAAATATCGCACCATCATGCAGCTTAGGGATATGGAAGGCTTGTCTTACCAGGAAATCGCTGACACACTGGATATAGATGTCAACGATGTAAAAGTGAATTTGCACCGTGCAAGAAAATCTGTACGGGAAAAACTACAAAATCAACAGGTATATGGATTATAAAGCAATCAGTGCCCTGCTGGAAAAATATTGGAATGGAGAAAGTTCTCTGGAAGAGGAGGCGATGCTGAAAGCATTTTACGCCGAACCGCATCCCGATATGCCGGAAGACCTGGAAGAAGCAGCACCGCTGTTCCAGTACTTCGGCGGAGGAGAGGCCATCCCGGCAGAACCGGAGTGGGACCCGCTTCCATTCACGGAAACCATTACACCAGTGCCTGCAAAGATAGTACGCATGCGCCCGGGCTATAACTGGATGAAATATGCCGCCGTATTACTGATGGCAGTAGGAATCGGTTATGCCCTGAAAGAACATCAGCATACAAAACAACAGGCTAATCAGCAGCTGGCGATGGAAGAAGAACAAAGAAAGGCTTATCAGGAAACGAAAAAAGCCCTGGCATTACTTTCCCGCAACCTTAATAAAGGAACCGAGAAAATGCAGCAACTGTCTTATTTCAACACGGCAGCCGTAAGATTATCCGCTAACAACTGACACAATAACCAACCATTTTAACTTAAACATTTCAAAGATGAAACGATTCCTTTTGTTGCTCACGGCGGTTTTTCTAAGTCTGCAGCTTTACGCGCAGCAGGGAAGCCCCGTAGAACGCTTCTTCCAGAAGTATGAGAACGACAGGAGCTTTACCGTTATCAGCATTACGCCGAAGATGTTCAGCATGTTCGGAAAATTCGACAGCGGAGATCCTGATGCCAAAACATTCATGAAAGTGGTACAGAAACTGAAAGGCTTACGTATCCTTTCCAAAGAAACCACCAAAGACGGGGTACGCCTCTTTAGAGAAGCTGCCGCCTTCCTGGGTAGTGATTACGAAGAACTGATGACCATCCGCGACAAAAGCAATGATCTGAAGTTTATGGTAAAGGAAAATGCCAAAGGTAATATCAATGAGCTGGTTATGCTTGTTGGCGGTCCTGATCAGTTCCTGGCAA
Protein-coding sequences here:
- a CDS encoding RNA polymerase sigma factor — protein: MSLEIFLSQVVPVRTKLYRFAYRLLGNEEDAKDITQDALMKVWAMQGKMMELQNLEAWCMRVTRNLALDKIKSRKYRVADTLDKASEMPAQHQTSPHAATERNEVMNKVHTAINSLPEKYRTIMQLRDMEGLSYQEIADTLDIDVNDVKVNLHRARKSVREKLQNQQVYGL
- a CDS encoding DUF4252 domain-containing protein, whose amino-acid sequence is MKRFLLLLTAVFLSLQLYAQQGSPVERFFQKYENDRSFTVISITPKMFSMFGKFDSGDPDAKTFMKVVQKLKGLRILSKETTKDGVRLFREAAAFLGSDYEELMTIRDKSNDLKFMVKENAKGNINELVMLVGGPDQFLAMSLVGDIDLNEISQIAANVDIQGMDKLKNVRKK